One genomic region from Stackebrandtia nassauensis DSM 44728 encodes:
- a CDS encoding gluconokinase, which translates to MNDPQHLVVMGVSGCGKTTVGKLLAARLERPFAEADDFHSPANIDKMAAGIPLTDADRQPWLRDLRDWLSAQADAGRSTVVTCSALRRRYRDVLRGARGRLYFAHLSGTAQQIAERLRQRDGHFMPPTLLPSQFDALEPLAPDETGTTVDIGPAAELIAQRIIDRLE; encoded by the coding sequence ACGATCCCCAACACCTGGTCGTCATGGGCGTGTCCGGTTGCGGCAAGACCACGGTCGGGAAACTGCTCGCCGCCCGGCTGGAGCGGCCGTTCGCCGAAGCCGACGACTTCCACTCCCCGGCCAACATCGACAAGATGGCCGCCGGAATCCCGCTGACCGACGCCGACCGGCAACCCTGGCTGCGAGACCTGCGCGACTGGCTGTCGGCCCAGGCCGACGCGGGCCGCAGCACCGTCGTCACCTGCTCGGCGCTGCGGCGCCGCTACCGCGACGTCCTGCGGGGCGCGCGCGGACGGCTGTACTTCGCGCACCTTTCCGGTACCGCCCAACAGATCGCCGAACGGCTGCGGCAACGCGACGGGCACTTCATGCCGCCGACGCTGCTGCCGTCCCAGTTCGACGCCCTCGAACCCCTCGCCCCCGACGAAACCGGAACGACCGTCGACATCGGACCCGCCGCGGAGCTCATCGCCCAGCGGATCATCGACCGACTCGAATAG